Sequence from the Cydia pomonella isolate Wapato2018A chromosome 21, ilCydPomo1, whole genome shotgun sequence genome:
TACCATTGTACTGTACAGTTCAATTTTTGTTGCAGAACATCAAGAATCATAAGAAGACGGCTACTGAAGGTTTTGAAATTAATCCTACCCACTAGCGTTTCGAACCACTTTACTACACAAAATGACAGAAAAAGCATACACATCGTTAGAAGATCAGTACCAAACAGTAAACGTGAGAAGAACCAGAGAAGATATCACTACAACCAGCACTGTCGAAGAAATTCTCAAGAAAATTGTACCCGCTAAAAGTTTTCTGTACAGAAATCAGGATAAGAAAAATGATAGAATATTTAGTTCTTATTTACCAATGGACTCCGGTACTCCGAAAAAGCCTAGAAGGTTTTTTAGAATGAGTTCATACGAGTATCCAATGTTCTCGTCAAAAGAAACTAAAACAGAAAATCACAACGACAGAGGATATTATTCAGTGAAAACTAACAGCAGATATTATATTCAGAAAACTTTCAGAATACCAGAAGCTAAAACTAAATACAAATCAATAACAACTCCTGAAGAAGTGAGTGAATCTATTGTAGAAGATCATTTGTACGAAGATTTGTGCTACACTGACGTAGAAAAAGAAAAAGCTGAAGAAgagaaaaaatcaaatcaaactcAGAAACCTTATAAAGTTATGATTCAAGAGTTATTCCAATCGTTCAAACTGCCGTTctttaagaaaaatgaagagGCAGAAGTTAAAGAAAATGCCAAGGAAGTAGTTGAAGTTGTCGATgaacaaaaaaaggaaaacgaGGTTAATTTCTACGAGAATGGCGACGTGGCAGTGGCTGCAAATATGTACGATTCCGTACACGCTGTGCGGCCGGTAGAAAGTGCGGCAAAGGATCGGGTaagaaattattttctttttaggtAAGTCATTTCTTTCTTTCTCTGGTGGAATcagtttttactatttttccttcCACTTGGCACAATTTTTTATCGCCTTCGGACGACTGCTACTCCTTGTATCTTTTAACATTACTGATACTATAACTTTTGGGCCTGGCTCTGGATTTTCGACCGGATTTTGAAATGTTAGGACGGGAGTATTGAGGGGCATTCCAATAAAATGAGAATCTTGTTGGAGACATGACgctgatattaaatattaataatctacaGAAATCTGTTTAATATACTACTGAATTGAAAGCTAAGTTCTTAAACGTTGTCAGCTTCTTAGCTTTATCAGAAGTGTTGACAAATCCTGTCACGTACCCGACACGCATGGGAATGCCCCTGGGCCTTAGTTgtttcgatattttattttccacAAACTTGAATTAACTTTCATTATCTGTACGTGACTAATGCTTAAGTTACAAATCAATATAAAAGATTAGAAGTAAATGGTGCGGATCATTAAGTTTTATTAAGTTTTGGATTGTTAGAGCCCTCTTGATAACATCTGCTGAGAAAAATACAGACGAAAAGTTACAAAaacttgtgattttttttagccAGAGGCAACATTAAGCCTCGTTTCGCTCGTGTACCCACAAACAGAAGTTCGTAACAAAGTTAAGCTAACTCCGAACGAGCCCTGTttacgcggttatcacactgatggTGATTCTGTCGGTGTGCGAGCGGAACAGCAATTGCGTGTAATGTAGAACCGTGGGCTACTAGTAGTAGCATCACTTGAAAAACCGAGGAAAATCTTTGTAAATGAACACCTAGCCccatttttcaaaaaactttacaaaaagACCCGTGACATTGTGTCAAAATCTGACTTTCAGCATGTGTGGGTGAGGAACGGGAagatttttgttcgaaaaaacGACAATGCGCCATTGATAAATATACAAGATTACAAAGACCTAGAAAAAATCAAATGATTTTGTTACCGCTCATAGTGCTAACTTATAACActggtatttattttaacacaaaACTGAGTAGGTTTAGATATGCTAATTGTTCTTTAAAGTGTAGAACTAGTACGCGtttatcatatttttacacattcacacgcacacacacattgtttacattcctcactatatatattttacgcCTTAATTTACATGGTACTGAGTATGTAAGCGCTCGCTTTTTGTTATTAATGCATTGTTCACGTGACCccattatatttttactgataataatATCCTTACGCACTCAGATTGCACTTGGAATTCTTATTATGCGTATTCAAAGTGATACCTAATAACAATATCTCACATAGAAACCTTTCCtttttatatcaaaatgtaCGCGGCCTCCGCACTAAATGCCTTGatttatataacaatatattgCTCAATGActatgatatattattattttccgaAACATGGTTGCAAGACGATATATTAGACAGCGAACTCTGCGATAATAGGTACACAGTATTTCGTCAGGATCGAAATCTTTtactaacaaataaaaaaacgggCGGTGGCGTGATGATTTGCGCGCGGAGGGAGCTCGGTGCGGAATTATGTAACGATTGGAATGCAGCGTCTACCGAGTCACTTTGTATCACGATTCCCTCTCATAAAATAAACTCCACAGGTAACTTGCACATTGTTATTGCATATGTTCCCCCGGACCGTAATGAGCAACCAATATACCTAAACACTATTAAAGATAATATGGAATGCATTTTAAATACTCACCCGTcagataattatatattaattggGGACTTTAATTTAACTTGTCTTTTGTGGAGTAATAACTGCGAATATACGCTCAGCTCTGATACTTGTTTATTAAAAGATGCTGCCTTGGAATTTGTCGATCAAATTTATTTTCTAGGTTTAACACAATATAACTTTATTAGTAATTCTGAAGGCAAGTATCTCGATTTATGTTTTAGCAACTTACCTTGTACTATATCTAGATGCGCACTACCAATAATCAAAGAAGACAAATATCACCCATCGTTAAATATTTCTGTTTTAGACCTACACACTTTGCCTTTACGCGAAAAAATACAaccatatttaaatttttacaaaTGTGATTACAAAGTAATTAACGATTATTTACTATCAATTGACTGGAGCGTTATTTTAAATGCTGCCAACGTTGACGATGCGGtggatttattttacaatattttatacaaatgttTTCACTTACATATACCATTAATCAAGCGACCTAAGCGAAAATTATCCCCTCAGTGGTATAGTCCTGCACTGCacaaaattattaatgaaaaaatgaaagTACACAAAAAGTGGAAAAAGTATGGTAATCCTCGTGATTACGTTGAATTCTGTCTCCTTAGAAGTAGGCAAAAACGGGTGCAGGCTCAATgctttgataattttaaatctAATACTGAGAGGTTAATAAAACATTCTCCTAAACATTTTTGGAGTTACGTAAAATCTAAAAGGGGTGGATCTAACTACCccaataaatttacaattgGCAACACTGAAATAACAGATGGTCAAGATATTTGCAATGCCTTTAACAAATTCTTTGAAAGCGTATTTGTACCTCCATGTAACTCTAGTACTCACTGCTATCGGCCCCCCAATCCATACACAAGTGATGAAATTGTTAGCTCTGTGAACGTCTCTGAACCTGTCGTATTAAAGTTACTAAGTTCACTAAACAAAGATAAGGGTGCCGGCTGCGATGGCATACCATCAATATTCTTGGCATCATGTGCTAAAAGTCTTGCCTTACCTATTACATTGCTCTTTCGTAGATCACTAAAGGAGTGTGTATTCCCTACAAAGTGGAAACAAGCTCAAATTGTTCCCGTTCATAAAAAAGGGTCGAAATCTTTAATCACTAACTACCGACCTATATCGATTCTTAATTCTATTAGTAAACTCTTTGAAAAGTTAATCTTCGATATAATTTGCCCCGTTATAAAACGCGGTATCCCCGATTCTCAGCATGGTTTTCTTCGTGGTCGTTCTACCGTTACCAATCTTGCTCTGTTCTCCAATTTCGTTCTTTCCGAAATGGAAAATGGCGGTCAGGTTGACGTGGTCTACACGGATTTTGAAAAAGCATTTGATCGTGTAGATCACGACATCCTCCTCCACAAGTTAAATAACCTAGGGATCCACGGCGACCTTCTTCGTTGGGTAAGTTCTTACCTAAGTAATCGTTCCCAAGCTGTTGTTGTAGGTGGATTCAGGTCTAACTATATTTCTATTCCCTCTGGGGTGCCCCAAGGGTCGCACTTGGGCCCTCTTTTCTACAACGCCTACATTTATGACATAGGCCAAGTAATAAAACACTCTAAACATCTGTTATACGCGGATGATAAAAAGATTTTCCTACGCGTGCGGTCAGTCGATGATTGTAAACTTTTACAAAACGACTTGTATAGCCTATTGGATTATTACACTGcaaatagaataaatattagtaTCGAGAAATGCCAAACAATAAGTTTTACcagaaaaaaaaaccctttcgaattctcatatcattttaataatGTACAAATAGAAAGGGTGTATTTAGTTCGCGATTTAGGAGTTTACTTCGATagcaaaatgttattttcaagCCACATAGACACAATTGTGACTAAAGCTTACCGTAATCTTGGCTTTGTTATCCGCACATGTAGTCCTTTTAGATCTCCACTTACGTTACAAGTTGTATTTAATGCTTATGTTCGCAGTATACTTGAATATGCCAGTCCTATTTGGTCTCCATGTTACTCTATATATAAAGATCGCATTGAACGCATACAAAGAAAGTTTGTTAAACATATGAActacaaatgtatgaaaattgctATGCATACTTCGTATAAGGAGAAATGTAAAGCTTATGGTTTACTTTCGCTGGAGGATCGACGTCTCCTGCTGGATATGGGGTTACTTTTTGATATCATTCGTGGACGTTTGGATTGTTCTGAAATTCTTAACTTCATCTCCCTACGAACACCCTTACGTCGCACAAGACATACAGCATTATTAAACATACCTTACCATTCTACCAAATATGGTAAAAACTCTGTCTTTGCACGCAtctcaaaaatttacaatagtAAGTTCAAAGATATCGATTTGTTTCTCGGATCCAAACACTTattcaaatctaaaataataaaggttGTATCAGCTGCTAGCCGGGGTAATCAGTAGAATGCATTGTATCGGTAACTTGCTATGGTATAAATGAGCGTTTCTACTCATGGTATCTTAATCAACttattatataactaattaaaattatgtaattacatacacacacacacacacacacacacacacacacacacacacacacacacacacacactcctatatatatgtagacaTAAATATCCGTACTGGTTCTAGACCTAGCTTAcacataatattgaaatattgttttataatgtattgCCTACctcaatattcaattcaataattaatcagagtaaaaaaaaaaaggttctttttatatatttgtttagctaattgtgtctcagtaagtgctcaatcatgttcactaatgtatacctactattctgtaactaccttcttaactatttacttatatcaagatttgaccttgtggattactgtaattggctttatacacttaaaatttaaaattgcacatgtaattattataagctgttgtaatcctgaataaataaaataaaataaattagcgCGCATGCGTGCGGGAATGtaagaattaaaaataacaaaaaattaagaaacaaCGATGTAATACTAAGTACATACAAATGCTCTGAACCTTAAATGTACATACCGGTCGTAAATATCTGCATAATTAATctagtttaatatatttttggtacaaaaccATAACATTGCATTGCATTAGTTACAAataagcaggggtcggacaaaaagtgcggatgacgtcaaaccacttataggatgatttcaaatagtatttttgattttcataaacaattatcacttatcatttatcaacctctttattaaacgatatcgccacttgaaatgagtaagtacgtttttgactgacacattgtcaatcagatgaacaataaattgactaagttattgtttagctattgtatcttcacgattatatttagctaaaatttatatttactaatgtataagaaaacgctctaaaatgtcatcttataatcgaatattgtggcaatcccacatacttgttctaactaatttcaaataattataccttatggtaacaagtttcgtgaaatttattttattcactacaccaccctaccacctgtattattaattccatggatttatttacgattattttgttacttcattaatactacttttcttactacatgtcacacggaagtttaaatacaaactcaaacatcatcctgtgtgcaagattactatacgtcatttttacgtcatccgcactttttgtccgacccctgcaaATAAGTCACTAACAAAAATGCTTGTAGGTGCAGATTCCAGTGGAAGACTACCTGGAGCCAATCCAGGTGGAAAGGGACCACCAGTACTGCGACGTGGCGCTGAAGGAAGACTCCCTGCTCCAGTACATCATGAACCTTTTCGAGAACTTCGGGATGCGGCGAGGTAGGTACCCGAGCGAGGGCAACCAGCAGATAAACGGACCGGGAGGACGATTCTAGTATAACATTGTGTTATGGGTTTGAAGGTTTGAACTAGTTTTGATTCGACCTTGACGATTGGCGATTGGCGGTGCATCTCTTGCTCTCGTACAATTTGTTTAATACTCAtgtcttgaaaccctcgcaacgctcaacaTTCCTCTTTTCGAACCACTACTACATATATTCGTGGTTGAATTTTTCGTTTACTCGGGTGTCGATAGCAGACCTCATGGTGCAAGAATGCAATtcgtttaaaattataatttgtctCTCTTCGTTCGATACTGGTTATCGAATTAGCAAATTTCTTTAGCTTTAAATCGTTTTATTGCGTAAAGAATATAAGTAGATCTCTTATAAGATAACTAAATACATTGGGTTGAAGGTTGAAGGTCAATATTTTCCTAGCGCAAATACATAAATCACAATTGGTGGGCCTATAattatttgaagagttcctttGTTTTCTCCAGATTCCCATCTTCAAATCCTGACGCGTTAACAATGGGGTCTGAATtaggaaaatatataaaagaagtcAAGAATAAGATTCCGatgaattgagaacctcctggGTCAAAAACGTAAAAACCGGCATCTTTTCTATGGACATTACAAAAGTTAAGGGTTTGGATACTTAtaagaataaagaaaaaaattaggCTTCAAAGTCAGTTTATTGTATGATATGTCCGCTGGAAAGAAATCTGAAAAAAGAAATcatcgcatttattcgtgaattatttatataagaattcaagtcttggagacactttacatctctaaggatattttaatgatcgtttttttaaattatattttatttctgacaGTTAAAGCCTTTTCATCTCTAAAGAATTcttgtatttgttttttgtatgttttatcatactttttttggtgtaattcgacatttagagactgtatacatctctaataaagtatctaataattcactgattcgatatttgtaattgtattttgttatttttattgtctgtaaaaatttgacgtgtaaaagtgcctctgtggcctatttgctgaataaatatttgtatgtattgttTGATAAACTATATCTATAACATATAAAACTACAACAtaagaaatacatttttaaacataaaataaataaatagtttatcatgaaatggtcccgcctcagcctaaatgctaacccaaaagtcagcgctgatcttccggcgtaTAACCTTAACGCCtagttaaaaagtttttacccTCCTtctttattaggtaggtaagttaAAAAGAGGGAAGAACCgaagtaaatataattatggtATATTCgtgttttaaatttgttaagagggaAGCATAGCTTTGCggtcctaacgaaataacggtactttttctatgaaattccattttgggagaaaacggtttccactaactaaatctaaacaaatcactttgattttgatatcgatcACTTCAGCATTATATAGGtattctagatttataggtttcgctttaaatagtatatgtatatataaaaaaaaattgttgcaaattaaaaaaaaaggaaatcctataaaccttgtttttacccgactgccaaagggaggagggtaatgtttttcgagtgtatgtatgtatgtctgtttctttgtggcctcctgtagcttaaacggcttgatggattttgatgtatgaggtatcgttagattcgttttttgggggtaactaaaaagttataaataaaaaaaaaattgtaaaaaaaacaaaaaaaacccgactgcatacaaaaaaagaggaaaacaagccccacaagaatattgttgttggtggtaagtatcgcaggcggggaccaacaaccaaaatgactataagtaaccctctgttggtccccgcctgcgatacttaccatcaacaacaatattcttgtggggcttgttttactcctttttagtgtgcagtcgggttttttgtttttttataataattattttttcattgtgtcaataacataaaaaaaaaacatgaataatggaaaatatttagaagtggaaaaacgttttctccttttgtTTGAACGATCAGTGGTATACTCCCCTCTTAAAAACAGCAAGCCGAGTCGTCCTTGTGCCAATTTGCAGTCCaattaacaatattaacaatTCAGAACTCGGACAGGTGCCGCTAAGCCTTGAGTCAACAGACGAAAGCTGACAAAAGCTCCCGAAGGACAAATCTTACAAACACGTCAATAAATTAAGTGACTTTTGGAACATTATTTTTGCACGACGGGATTTAAACGGATACAATTTATTTGTTCTAATTGAACTGGCATAACATTTTAGTAGTATAGTCtttccgtttttagggttccgtacccaaagggtaaaacggaccgtataagactccgctgtccgtccatccgtccgtccgtccgtctgtcactaggctgtatctcatgaaccgtgatagctagacagttgaaattttcacagatgatgtatttctgttgccgctataacaacaaatactaaaaagtacggaaccctcggtgggcgagtcctactcgcacttgTTCGGTTTCTCTAAGCTcaaataataataggtattaaGCAATAAATATACTGATTACTGATTATTACGCCATAGTAACTGGTATAACAGGCTATGCctatagtagtagtaaaacacttcattgtacaaagaGAAACatgaaataggaaaaaaaagcgtccaagtgcgagtcggactcgcgcatgaagggttccgtacaatttaagacgtattaaaaaaaaatcttcttactagatcttgtttaacattttaccactttggacacacattttaccactttggaagtgtctctcgcgcaaactattcagtttagaaaaaaaatgatattaggaacctaaatatcatttttgaagacctatccttagataccccacacgtatgggtttgatgaaaaaaattttttttttttaatttttatgacgtattaaaaaaaaactacttactagatctcgttcgaaccaattttcggtggaagtttgcatggcaatgtatatcatatattttttttagatttttcattctgttattttagaagttacgggggggggggggggcacactttttaccactttggaagtgtctctcgcgcaaactattcagtttagaaaaaaatgatattagaaacctcaatatcatttttaaagacctatccatagataccccacacgtatgggtttgatgaaaaaagattttttgagtttcagttctaagtatggggaacccccaaaatgtattgttttttttctatttttgtgtaaacatcataatgcggttcatagaatacatctagttaccaagtttgaacagtatagcttttatagtttcggaaaaaagtggctgtgacagaatcggacagacagacggacatgacgaatctataagggttccgttttttgccatttggctacggaaccctaaaaacggatatcatttgtacaaagagaggtatgggcaatgtgaatgtcatctcgccttgtgtggtagggcacagccagtggatgtcatcccagatctagagcagagcccaactggggaagtacctccaccttacagaaaaccgcagccaaataacacttgaccctactcatagtgtt
This genomic interval carries:
- the LOC133529528 gene encoding uncharacterized protein LOC133529528, producing the protein MTEKAYTSLEDQYQTVNVRRTREDITTTSTVEEILKKIVPAKSFLYRNQDKKNDRIFSSYLPMDSGTPKKPRRFFRMSSYEYPMFSSKETKTENHNDRGYYSVKTNSRYYIQKTFRIPEAKTKYKSITTPEEVSESIVEDHLYEDLCYTDVEKEKAEEEKKSNQTQKPYKVMIQELFQSFKLPFFKKNEEAEVKENAKEVVEVVDEQKKENEVNFYENGDVAVAANMYDSVHAVRPVESAAKDRVQIPVEDYLEPIQVERDHQYCDVALKEDSLLQYIMNLFENFGMRRETNEETSEDLEPRKPEEPPAEWTNNMAGRPLPVPVENEPYYMQVSRSEAEDLLRGEPDGVFLLRPSSQPNHAYTLSVSCAGSVHNVGVRKRNDGRLALGYPRRGERSFTSIASLLRHHKRRRLLLVAGGGVVGATTLNEPPRYYQSPSSIPVPVRTQ